In the Brettanomyces nanus chromosome 1, complete sequence genome, TTGGATGCAAATCACCTTTCTGGAATATTGGCTGACGAGATGGGTCTTGGTAAAACTTTGCAGACCATTTCGTTTTTGGGATACCTTAGATACATAAGAAAGATTCCCGGTCCTCATTTAATCGTGGTTCCAAAGTCTACTTTGGATAATTGGAAAAGAGAATTCACCAAATGGACGCCGGAAGTCAATACGGTAGTGCTAACAGGTAATCGGGAAGAAAGAACTGAGATCATTAAGGAGAGAATTATGTCATGTGATTTTGAtgctttgatttcttcttatgaAATCGTCATTCGTGAAAAAGctatattgaagaagttcaacTGGAGGTATATTGTAGTGGACGAAGCACATAGATTAAAGAACGAAGACTCTCTTTTATCCCAGATCATTAGAATGTTCCATTCGAAGAATAGATTGTTGCTCACCGGTACTCCCTTGCAAAATAACTTACATGAGTTGTGGGCATTGTTAAACTTCTTACTGCCAGATATCTTTTCTGACTCTGAGACTTTTGATGATTGGTTTTCCGGCGCAAAGgaggttgaagatgagagtGACAGACCGAACCAGGATTTGGTCGTTCACCAGTTACATAAGGTTCTTCAACCGTTCCTTCTTAGACGGATCAAATCAGATGTGGAAAGGTCTTTGCTTCCCAAAAAGGAGTTGAATGTCTACGTTGGAATGTCAGACATGCAAAAGAAATGGTATCAGAAGATATTAGAGAAGGATATAGATGCTGTCAATGGGGCCAACGGTAAGAAAGAATCTAAGACAAGATTGCTCAATATAGTTATGCAATTGAGAAAATGCTGCAATCATCCTTATTTGTTTGATGGTGCTGAGCCTGGTCCTCCTTATAGTAACGATGAGCATTTGGTGTATAACTCTGGTAAGATGCTTGTGTTGGATAGACTATTGAAGCGACTGAAGGCGCAGGGATCCAGGGTGTTAATATTTTCCCAGATGAGTCGTATGCTTGATATTTTGGAGGATTATACTGTTTTCCGTGGCTGGAAGTATTGCCGAATTGATGGACAAACGGATCACGCGGATCGTATAAAGGCTATTGACGATTATAATGAACCAGGATCCAGCAAGTTCTTATTCCTCTTGACCACGCGTGCTGGTGGTTTGGGAATAAATTTGACATCTGCCGATGTTGTTGTTCTATACGATAGTGACTGGAATCCCCAGGCCGATTTGCAGGCTATGGACCGTACACATCGTATAGgccaaaagaagcaggtgAAAGTGTTTAGATTTGTGACCGAAAATGCaattgaggagaagattatAGAGCGTGCATCTCAAAAATTGCGATTGGATCAATTGGTAATTCAGCAAGGACGACAGCTGGCTTCTCAGGATCATAAAACTAACTCTAAGGAGGCATTATTAACGATGATTCAACATGGTGCTGCCAATGTATTGAGAACCCAGAACGGCGAAGGGGACGACGGCAAcgtgaagaaggagatgagTGATGACGAGATTGAGAGAATCTTGCAGCAatcagagaagaagacgcATGAGCtgaaatcaaagttttcaTCTTTGGGTTTTGACGACTTGCAAAACTTTACTTCTGGTGATTCTGTGTACGAATGGAACGGCAAGAAtttcgagaagaagaagccttCGACCGCGGACAGTACAGGATTGGGTATTGGCGCATTTTCGTGGATTGGTCCTGCGAAAAGGGAAAGGAAAAGCAACTATTCTGTTGACCAGTATTACAGAGAAGTGTTGAATACGCATGGAGGAAGTAAACCACATATCGAAAACAGAGATATTAGACAACCAAAGCATCTCAACCTGTATGATCATCAGTTCTATCCTACTCAGTTGTGGATGTTACACGACATGGAAATGAATCATTATAGAAAAGTTGTCAAGCAAGGGGCGGAATTGGTCAAAGGTCCTAAACAGACAATGATGCTACGAAAGTTGGACCAGCAATTGGACCAAGCAGAGATTGATCACTCTCGGGCGTTAACCccaaaagaggaagaattaAAGCAGGAACTACTTGATCAAGGATATGGAAATATGTTGAGACGTGATTTCTTTCAGTTTATTGGAGCCTGTGCGAAGTATGGACGAAACAATATGGAGGCTATTGCTTCGGAGTTTCCAGAGAAGACGCTAGAGGAGGTGAAAGAGTATGCTGGTGCATTTTGGGAAAACTTTCGCGAAGTGGATGGCTACGAAAGGCAATTGGGACATGTCGAACAGGGTGAAGATAGAATCCGAAAAAACATCAtacaaaaagaaatgcTTAGAAGGAAAGTCAGCCAGTACGAGTACCCAGTAGAGGAATTGAAGCTCAAATATCCACCACATAGCGCTTCTAAGAAGATGACGTTcaacgaagatgaagaccGGTTTCTTATCATTCAGATGTTTCGAATTGGGATTGATAATCCGGACATTTACGAGTTGATACGTCAATCCATCAATGATAGCCCTATGTTTAGATACGACTACTTTTTCAACAGTCGAACAGCCACGGAGTTGAACAGGCGGTGTATTACAATATTAAGctctcttcaaaaagagTTTGCGAAACAGCTTCCCGAATGGAAGCGTGAGAGTAGTAGTGTTCCTGAGAGAAAGaccaagagaagaagatgagagaaTCGGCAACTTTGCCGCGATTGTTCAGCACATGATGCTCATTGATGGAGAAAAATACCGCGCTACAAATAATTGATTGCGTTCTAGTTTCTCATCCTATAGGTCTCGAATTCGAAGAATTACTAAGCATCTAGGCTTACTCTGTAGCTTATTCAGCTAAGTAGAAAGCAGAAAACCAACCGTAAGATTATGGGGCCTGTCAATATTTGTAATCGTTAAACGTCAATTAGAAGTGTCGGATGGTGAGCCTAGATGTGGGTGGCATGACGACCGCCTGACTTCTCTTCATAAATCAGGTAGTAATTATGTTTAGCATCCTAAATGATCCCGTTCCCCCCACAggacaaaaaaagaaaccaaaaatTTAAAGACAGGTGCGAGAGCATTGCAACTATTCGGACTTGGGTGGCAATATAAATAGGATTGAAGATCCTCTTATATTCTCACAGTTAAAATAAAGTGTTAATATACCAATTAACTATGTCGAAATTTTATGACTTCACTCCTACCGATAATACCGGTAAACCATTTCCCTTTGCAGACCTTAAAGGCAAGGTTGTACTTGTGGTGAACACTGCTTCTAAGTGTGGTTTCACCAAGCAGTATGCGGAATTGGAACAGATCTATGAGAAGTATAAGGATCAGGGTTTTGTTATCGTTGGATTCCCTTGCAACCAATTTGGTCATCAGGAACCAGGCTCTGCTGAGGAGATTGCAACTTTCTGTAAAGTGAACTTCGGTGTTACATTTccattgatgaagaagattgacGTCAATGGCACTAATGCCGACCCTATTTACGTGTGGTTGAAAGACCAAAAACCGGGATTGTTGGGCTTCAAGGGTATCAAGTGGAACTTTGAGAAGTTTTTGATCAATAAGAAGGGTGAGGTGTTCCAAAGATATTCATCGGTGAAGACACCTGGAAACATTTCagaggatattgaaaagTTATTGAAACAATGATTAAGTATTTTTAAACTATGttctattattattatataTGCGATTTTTCATCTATATGCAGGCTGAGTTTATCATTATATTACTGAGTGGGCTTACTCAACAGGTGTCccattctttctatctTGGTTCTCAAgtatccttcaatttccttGGATTCAATAcctttcctcttctgccaTGCTAATGGAATCATAGGCACTCTCTCCACAACCTTAAccagtctcttcttccccTCCACAGCAATAATTTTATCAGGATTGTTTGTAAGTAATCTGATATCAAATAATCCAAGATCTATAAGAATAGCTGTGGCAAGTGAATAACTTCTCTTATCTGCGGGATGTCTTAGAATCAAATTGGCCTGAACAGTATCCGAACCTAAATCCTGCAAATTGTAAGCCTTTAACTTCTCTCCTAATCCTATACCACGTCCTTCTTGACGCAAGTAAACTATGCAGCCATGACCATTCTGTCCCATTAGCCTACCGGCCTCATCAAACTGTTCTCCACAGTCACATCTGGCACTCCACGCCGTCTCTCCAGTGTAGCATTCAGAATGTATTCTCACCAATGTAGGCCCTCTATGAATCTGGGCTTCATCGTCAATAATATTTCCTTCCCTATCAAAATGAATCTCAAGTCCCAATTTCTCATCCTTATCGGCATTGGTTCGTCCTGGATACAATCTACCCACGTAGGCACCCCGAGTCATTCTATCTGACTGAGTTTCGCCcaactttcttttgaacaatGATCTTGACCTGATGTCCTCTCCAAAAATTATCGCCAAATGTTCCTTTTTGTCCACGTTATTCGAGTACATGTGCAAAAAAATCTCTGGCCCTTGAGTAGTTGGAATCCTAGCACGCGCTATACATTCAACTTCAGGAAGCAAATCGGGTAGCTGGTTTCTCTTGGCTTCAATCTCGTCATCAGAAATCAATGTATCTACATTGTGACTGAGCATCTCTTGTGCAGTTCGGTGATGGTGAGCTGTTGCATTGTGATAACCTTCCTCCTCAAACTGTCttagctcttcttctgcctctgATTCTGTAGGAGTGATTGTAGGCGAAACAAGGGGCATGTTCGCAAACATATCCTCGGCAGAGGGCACACTTAAAAGGGCGGCCGGTTGTGTAGTGGTCATGGTGAAACAAaagtatatatatatacctCTAAGAAAGATAATTGTGGCACTAACATCTTTCCATTCGAcattatttttcaccccaaatctctttccttttaaATCTCGGTGAGATGTTTGTTCTCCGCGAGGAAAATAAggatggaaaaagaaagcatgaGAGAGAGAGCTGACAAATGAGCCTCGCCATTATGTAATGTTGAATTCTGGCAAGTCAGATTTAGTAATACAGAGCTCTTTATACATTTTTGCAATCAGATGACTCTCTCAGAAAGGCAGGAATGGATTTTAGGGGGATCTTTGGTTCTTGGTGGATTGGCACTCTACATCCAATCTTCAAAGCACCCATTAATTAAGCCTACCAAGGTAGTCTATCCGCCTAAAAATGGAGGATCTCCTAATAATAGAATCTATCAAATAATTAGAGATCCCTCGGAATTAGACCCTCTACTTGTTACAAAGGCACCTCTTTTATTGAACTTTGTCAGATTGGGCGAACCTGCTTCTAGTAAACTCACCATTTCTTTGCAAAAGATCGTGAGTACGGACATGGTCAAGGAAAACAAGGCGGTTAGTATGGTGAGCGTTGAATGCGATGGGACGGAAAATATTCCGCTAGCAGTTAAATACGCAATCAAGGAGATTCCCTCAATTTTGTGCCTTGATAAACAGCTTCCGGCGGGTAACTACGTAGATTTGGACTTGAACCGGGATCCCCAGAATACCGAGGTGAAAGTGGAACAGTTAACACAATGGGTTCGGGAACACGCTAAGGATATCACGGATGATCAGCACAATTAATTAGGGTATATAAAACGTTCTTATTTATGCATTCCATGCTTGAACTATCTTATCGTAAAAACTGCAGGTAACTACCAAATCGTCTTTCCAATCTCCCCCATAGCAGATACTGCTATGATCACCTTTGAAATAGTTTTTCACCTGGATGTCATCTCCTGTATCTGCATTGTAAGAAAGCATTTTAGCACCGTCATACATGCAGCACGATAACACTCTACAATCCTTCTTCGAAACGCCATAGGGGCTAGGAATTAACTTCCATACACCACCATCTAAATCTAATGATTGTTTCACCCTTGGAAAGGCAGAGCCACGACGTCCTACTTCTCCAGGAATGTATCTAAGATCTATCGATCTTACATGATCGTCGTATGATCCCGTCCACACCGTGTAAAGAGATGAAGGACACCAATCTTTAGAAGACGCAAGAATCGAAACTACTCCAGCAGTATGAAAGGTACTGTTGCTGAAAATGGCAGCCTCTGGACTCCGAATGTCGTGAATAAGTATCTTTCTATCGTCACCTCCTGAGATAACTAAGTATTCCAATCCAGGCTGTGAACAGAATTCCCCATACCAACACTCTAAATCGTGTGATGTTCCCATTGTTTCCATCTGGTTATTATTTATATCATACACGGAACATAGCCCTGTAGTAGTTGTGAGAACCAGTTTGTGGGGAATTGCTTTGTGATAGTTGATGGAAGTGATTAAAGTTTTTGAATCATATATCTGATTATCCATAATCTTCGATAACACAGTCGGATCTTCTGGATCAATCTTCCAAATAATGAAGTTCCCTGTTGAGTGACAGCTGCACATTATTCCAGGTTCAAGAGGATCCATTTTTAAGTCGAGAATAGCTCCTTTGGTACTGTAATCCCTCACTTTCTTGAAATTTGTTCCATTACTGTCATGCTGCCAAACCTCAATTGACCCATATCTATTGTCTCCTTCCACTAGCTTATACGTACCCAAATAGACCACATTTTTGTAGATTCTTAAACAGCACGGAGGAAGATCTGTTTTGAACGCAGATAATCTCTGAAGTGGTGGCGCAGACGACATAtgcaaaagaaaaaagtcAGCAATCAGCAAAACGGATGGATAACCTGCAATTGGGTTAACGCTTCTTGTTTATACCTAGACACCCTGCTTTACCCCCATACTATGTCGCAactgaagattcttcattctttgaaaaagttgAGAGCACCCTTAAATTAGCcgttcatcttcaaaaaactTTCTTGAATCCGCTCTCATTTTTGTAGTCACCATCATTTCTTACGCGGCTTAATCCACCTCGTACTTCCTTTCTTACGGTGCATAACTACCTGATTTGTTAGTCTTTGTTGGCTAATTCATCATGTGCTCTCTATCCCTCTAATTTATAAGTTAatccatttttttatttccGTCTCTGCATTTGTATATCAGCTGCTGTACGATGTTCCCGTCATTCtcttttattttatttCGATTTATTTGCTGGTAGAGGTAAATTTAACAGAAATAGGTAACTTCATGACACCGTCTGCTAAAAACCTGACAGAAAAGTCAACTACTTCGCTGATCATATATAGAAACCATCAGTTCAGCAATTTCATATAAATACGTTTTCAGCCCTGGGATGCTTTACCTCATACTGGAAAAAGTGTATATACAGAGAGAAGAGCTTTACCACGTCACTATCTAAAGAGACTTCTACTTTTTATTTCCGTATGTGACTGTTTTCAAATgccgaagaagaagggtAGCCTTAGaacttttttcttatctcACCACTTGAAGCAGATACTGTAGTAATGATACATAAATTTATCTATTGTTTCCGATCACACAACGCAACATGAAGCCAATTGAGATATTGTTACTACAGTATGATAGCATTATTTATAGGCTTTATCAGTTGAATGACTCCTCAACTTAAAGATGACTCTGATTTAACATTCATGGTATAAATCAAGGAATCTCTACTTGACCTTCAAATTTACAATTTGTGTTTAGTTTGAGGGAGCTTGAAACAGCTGAATGTTATACTAGGGTTGCCATACGAAAGCTTATAGAGATTATTAGAtaattttgaaaagaatatcaCTTAACTCCAATGTATGAAAGCACACGACTCTTCGGACTTCTAAAAAAATAATCAAGAGTCAAGTAGTTATTCAATAATATAATGCGGCATTGGTTTAATAACCCGGATATAATTATTGGTTGGCATCTTATAACTTCTAATAACTGTGTTGCCTTTCAGCAAAATCTCATCTAAATTTGAATACTATGTCTACAAATGCTTATCTCACTAAGTTTTAATCTTATCTCCTATTTACAATGCAGTTAGTAGAAAAAGCATGTTCCGCAAAAGAAGGTCTGATTTTGCTGGTTTTCGACTAAGCATTTAAAATGAATTATATAGTCTGATTACTGTGAATACAGAGCCAAAACTCaatgttcttttcaataaaAATTCTGTACAAGTCCCAGCTATAAACGAGGGACCAAAGAATTATGAACCATAAATTTAATAGACATTACTTAATCTGCAAGATATAATCTTGCCTCCCATGGTCTCAAGACAGTCTCAGATTGCTTTGGAAGGCTGTGAGTGCCAAAAACAAATTTGAACGACTTATCCTTAGGCAAAGTAAACTTTAGATCGTCATCCGAGAAGTTTAATGCAGCAAACAAGGTTTTGAAGCCATACTTCTTAGTGAATGAAAATAGCTTTAGATTTTCCAAGTCAATGAACTCAAAGTCATAACCGTAGATTAAAATATCTTTGTTGGCCTTTCTAAActtcaatgctttcttccagaagttCAAAACGGAATTCGGGTCCTTGATTTCGTCTGCAGCATTAATTCCagtcttgaagaattcGTTTATCTTGAGCCAAGGCTTAGCACCATCAGTGAAATCAGCATAAGGTTTCTCGCTGGACCATGGGAAAGGAGCACGAGCATGATCTCTAGAGAACATGTCTATACCCTTTTTGAAGTCGACAACCTCCTGTGAATTCTTTCCGTATTTCTCGCAAAAGATTCTGTAGTTGTTGAGACATTCAACGTCCTCAAAGTCACTGATTTTCCAATCTTTGCAGTTTACACAACCCAATTCTTGTCCTTGGTATACATATAATGTGCCggtcaaagaaatcaagaGAGTTGCCAAAAGTTTACCGGAAGCAACCCGTGATTCCGGTGTAGAATCATTACCAAATCGAGAGACAGATCTTGACTGATCATGATTCTCTAAGAAAGCCGTGGACCATCCATTGGTGCCATTGGCCCAAAGGAAAGAGTCCGCAAGAGCAAGcttgaaatctttcaaGCTAAATTGCACAACATCGTACTTAAAGGCTTCCGACTGGCCAAGACTAACATGCTTACAGTTGAACATCTCAGACAACTCTCCTCTGTCAGCTCCTGTATAAAGGAACTGATTTTTGTCGTCTGCAGTACCAATCTCACCAACAGTCAAAAGATCTCTCTTGTCATCAATTTGGGACATCATGTAGTGATGCATCAATTTATGATATTCATGGATTCTTGGTCCGTTTTGGGAAAGTTCTCCTGCCATCTGATATTCATCCTTAGGATTGGTGATTGGAGCATCTGGTAAACCAGCAACCTTCGAGTACATACCGCCAACATCTATTCTGAAGCCATCAACCCCGTGTCTCAACCAGTAACCAACTGCATTCTCAAACATAGCAGCACGACACTCGGCATTTTCCCAGTTGTAATCGGGCTGTTCGACTGTGAACGTGTGCAAGTAAAACTCTTTTGTCTTCTTGTCGTATTCCCAAGACGATccaccaaagaaagatctcCAATTGTTCGGTGGAATAGGTTTTCCAGACTTGTCATATCCCTTTGGCTTTTTCCACATAAACCAATCTCTTTTAGGATTATCAATACTAGACCTGGACTCTTTGAACCACTTGTTCTGGTCAGAGGTGTAACAGAGAACTAAGTCAACAACGATCTTCATACGCATGCTGTGCACTTTGTCGATCAAGTCAAAAATGTCCTTGTTCGTACCGTAAGTCGACCAGACCTTCTCATAGTCAGCGATATCATAACCCATATCCTTCTGAGGAGACTCATAGAATGGACATATCCAGATGCAATCCACTCCGAGATCCTTCAAGTATCCAAGCTTTGACTTGATTCCATTTAGGTCACCCCATCCATCATTGTTAGAGTCCTTGAAGGATGCAGGATAAATTTGATAAACAGTTGCTTCCTTCCACCATTCTGGTTTGGTTTCGGGGTGTAAGTGAAGAGTTGTAGCCGCCATATGTTAATATCACAATATTTTTGGTGATGataattttgaagaatcaaagGTGTCTTAGATGTTCTCGGATGTGGACGGTTTTAAATAAGATTCTCCAAAAAACTTTTTACAAACCTCTAGCACATTGGCTAGACAATCTGGTAGGCTGAACTGTGGCAATTAAGGTCGACCACAATCGAAGCTGGTGATATAGTGAGAGAGGGCGAGCTCTACCCGAAGGACCttataatgaagatgatcagGTGCAACCTTCTGAAATTTCATTCGATTCGATTTCCTGAACAATAGTAATTTATTCgtgaaaaaagaaatataaatgaagaaaggagtGATTTTGGCCGTACTGTGTGACCTTGCGTACCCCATACTTTTCCGTTGATCTTGCATATCTTGAATCaaattgtttctttttatatCTTTTCGCATATTCGCCGGCATAAAGATTAAAGTGCACGTCATTACCTGTCAAATTAGAttgttttccttttctgtcATTAGACTCCGCAGTATTTCTCACTAGCGCAGAAACTAAAAAAATATGAAAGGGTGGGGAAATTTCCTTGCCATCCTCCCCTCTACTCTTTGAGCTTGTTTACAAGATCAACTGCGAAAGATAAGCATAGGCTAATATAAAAACACAAAATAGAGCGGCTAGTTATTAAGAGGTTTCTCATCAGCTGACAGACCatacaaataaaaaagCCTAACTAAAGGAGAGCCGTTCGCAAATTCCATGTCATTGTTGACTTCCCCATACCAACTCTGAATGTTTTCTGGGCAGCCGTGCCAGAATCCCATAATAGCGACCCTTCCTAGAAACACACACACAAAACGAAAGGGGTAGGGGATATCTGTCGGCATCGGGATCCGCGCAGGCGCAGTTTCTTTTCAGCCGTTAATATCTGGCTCACACTgactttctctttttcgAAATAACCAGCATTTTAAATTTTATATTCATCATTTGTCATGTCGTATCTTAACTCTCTGTATGGG is a window encoding:
- a CDS encoding uncharacterized protein (EggNog:ENOG41); protein product: MTLSERQEWILGGSLVLGGLALYIQSSKHPLIKPTKVVYPPKNGGSPNNRIYQIIRDPSELDPLLVTKAPLLLNFVRLGEPASSKLTISLQKIVSTDMVKENKAVSMVSVECDGTENIPLAVKYAIKEIPSILCLDKQLPAGNYVDLDLNRDPQNTEVKVEQLTQWVREHAKDITDDQHN
- the RIB1 gene encoding GTP cyclohydrolase II (BUSCO:EOG09342EI4), with protein sequence MTTTQPAALLSVPSAEDMFANMPLVSPTITPTESEAEEELRQFEEEGYHNATAHHHRTAQEMLSHNVDTLISDDEIEAKRNQLPDLLPEVECIARARIPTTQGPEIFLHMYSNNVDKKEHLAIIFGEDIRSRSLFKRKLGETQSDRMTRGAYVGRLYPGRTNADKDEKLGLEIHFDREGNIIDDEAQIHRGPTLVRIHSECYTGETAWSARCDCGEQFDEAGRLMGQNGHGCIVYLRQEGRGIGLGEKLKAYNLQDLGSDTVQANLILRHPADKRSYSLATAILIDLGLFDIRLLTNNPDKIIAVEGKKRLVKVVERVPMIPLAWQKRKGIESKEIEGYLRTKIERMGHLLSKPTQ
- the HYR1 gene encoding peroxiredoxin hyr1, giving the protein MSKFYDFTPTDNTGKPFPFADLKGKVVLVVNTASKCGFTKQYAELEQIYEKYKDQGFVIVGFPCNQFGHQEPGSAEEIATFCKVNFGVTFPLMKKIDVNGTNADPIYVWLKDQKPGLLGFKGIKWNFEKFLINKKGEVFQRYSSVKTPGNISEDIEKLLKQ
- the IMA3_1 gene encoding oligo-1,6-glucosidase ima3 (CAZy:GH13), producing the protein MAATTLHLHPETKPEWWKEATVYQIYPASFKDSNNDGWGDLNGIKSKLGYLKDLGVDCIWICPFYESPQKDMGYDIADYEKVWSTYGTNKDIFDLIDKVHSMRMKIVVDLVLCYTSDQNKWFKESRSSIDNPKRDWFMWKKPKGYDKSGKPIPPNNWRSFFGGSSWEYDKKTKEFYLHTFTVEQPDYNWENAECRAAMFENAVGYWLRHGVDGFRIDVGGMYSKVAGLPDAPITNPKDEYQMAGELSQNGPRIHEYHKLMHHYMMSQIDDKRDLLTVGEIGTADDKNQFLYTGADRGELSEMFNCKHVSLGQSEAFKYDVVQFSLKDFKLALADSFLWANGTNGWSTAFLENHDQSRSVSRFGNDSTPESRVASGKLLATLLISLTGTLYVYQGQELGCVNCKDWKISDFEDVECLNNYRIFCEKYGKNSQEVVDFKKGIDMFSRDHARAPFPWSSEKPYADFTDGAKPWLKINEFFKTGINAADEIKDPNSVLNFWKKALKFRKANKDILIYGYDFEFIDLENLKLFSFTKKYGFKTLFAALNFSDDDLKFTLPKDKSFKFVFGTHSLPKQSETVLRPWEARLYLAD